GACGGCCTCGTCCGGATGCCGGCGAGCGATCAACTGGAAGCGGGATTGGAACCTTCGTACGTCATCTCGGGTAACATCCCCGTGGTCGTGAGGGAGTCCCTACTGGTGCAGCTGTACGAGATGGGCGATCGCGTGGTACGTGCGTCCGAGGATATCGAGGAACCCGGCTTCATCGGGCCGTTCTGCCTCCAAACTCTGTGCACCGAGAACCTCGAGTTCTACGTCTTCGAGCTTTCCGCCAGGATAGACGGTGGTACCAACGTGACCTTCCTGCCGTACGCGTACCTGAAGTTCGGCGAAATCGTGACCATGGGTCGCAGGATAGCCAAGGAGGTACGCGAGGCTCGGGACAAGGGGCTCCTCGAAGACGTCGTAACCTGATCTCTCCGTGCGAAAACCGTTTTCCAAGTCGTCGGTACGGCCGCCGCCGGTGTTACCTTTCACCTAAACGTTCATCCTAAACGTTACGAGTATTATAACGTTGGGGGTGCTCGGATATGCTCCTGATAGTCGCTGGACACGATCCTACGGGAGCCGGTCTCAGGGCGGACGTGGTGACGGCCGGAGTCCTCGGGATACCAGCGATTTCTCTCCCGACGTTGCTATCGCTCCAGGATGAGGGCGTCGAGTTAGTCGAGCCCGTTGACTCGCAGTTCTTATCGGATTGCTTGGCTCGATACGTCCCGAGGTGCGAAGTCGTCAAAGTCGGGGCCGTCCCCACTTTAGAGATCTTCGAGATACTGGCGAAACGGCTCCGTAACCTGACGGTAGTATGGGATCCTGTGTTCAGAGCCGAGGCCGGAGGGGTGTTATCTGAAGCGACTCCTGAAGAGGCGTTGGAAACGTTCGGTGAGACGGTCGATATCATAACTCCCAATACGGAAGAGTTGAGCCAGCTGGTCGGTAGGAGGATACGCACTACGGTGGAGGCTGAGCTCGCAGCCCGTGAGCTGGTGGAGGAGTACAGCTTGACGGGCGTCCTCGTCACGGGGGGGCACTCCGCCGACAGACTCGATGTATGGGTGCCGGCCGAGGGGGACACCATCGCGTGGGAGATGCCTCCGGGTGAAGGCGCTCACGGATCCGGGTGCGTGCTCTCCACGGCTCTCGCGTGCTTCTTGGCCCGAGGGTTGGGCCCAGAGACTGCCGTAGAACGAGCCGTTCGGTTCGCGAGAGCGGCGGTCCGAAAGGCTCGAAACACGCCCTTCGGTCGTGTGGTAGATCCCGCCGCACAAATCAGACGTGACGCGGCGTTGGGGAGGGCAATGCAGCACGTGATCCGGGCACTCGAGATCATCGAGTCGGATCCGACCTTCGCGAGGGCAATTCCACAGGTTGGAATGAACGTAGCGGAAGTCTTCGATCCCTCAATGGGTCTCGAGGGTGTGATTGGACTTTCGGGTCGAATCGTCCTCGACGGTGATGAACCTAGCGTGGTCGGCTACCCGGTTCCGGGCGGTTCCAAGCACGTCGGCACCGTGGCTCTGACGGCCCATCGGCTTGATCCCTCGGTCCGGGCCGCGGTAAACGCTAGTTATAACGGGGAGTTCATCGAGAGGGCTCGTGATCTCGGGTTCGTGGTGTCTTCGTTCGACCGGTCGGAGGAGCCGGAGGAAATCGACTCCACGATGGAATGGGGTACCGAGGTAGCGTTTCGAAAATCGGACGACACCCCCGACGTTATCTACGACGAGGGCGATGTAGGCAAGGAACCGATGATACGCGTGCTCGGTAGGAGCGCCGTGGAGGCCGTGACCAAGCTGAGGATGTTGTTGGGGTGAGGTAAGTGGGTCGGTTCGAACGAATGCTGTACCTCGATACGATTTCTCGAAGCCATGCGGATTTCGCCAAGAGGGTGATCAGAAGGTTAGAGCCGAAGGTCGAGGTGAGGATAGAGTGTCTATCGAAGTACGAGCAGGAGGATGACGCACTGACGTACGACGGTCGTCTCAAGGACGAAAAACCCTGGAAGGAGTTCCTGCGACGGCTGAGGAGTGAGAGTTCGAATACTGTGGTGGCTACCGCGCTGAACGTGCCACCCGACGTGCCGGACGTGTCCCCGGATCCGACCGTGGTCGTCGGTGTGAACACAGGTGACCATCCCAAAACACTTGAAGTAGCTAGACTTGCGGACGTTGTCGTCGTCGGTCGTCGCCTGTACTCTCCCGGTACGGGCCCTCGCGAGTTCGATCGTGTACGTTCGGCGAAGCTTCGGGACGGTACGGTGATAGTGGATGTCGAGGATCTAGGCCTCAGATACGCCAGCGAAGCGGTGCCAGTGATCGCTGTTTTGGTGGCGGAGAACGGCGTTGAAGGGTTGGTTCGGGACCTCAAACGCAACCGCGTAAGGACCCTGGCAGAAGAAGCTCTCCGTGGTCTATCGCTCTCCCGGGTGTAAGATCGCACGACGGAAAAACAGCTTCATCCGGGGCTGCGAGGATCGGCGGCTGCTATGGGAGCGGCCTGGAGTTTTCCAGCGCCTTCCGTTACCCTTTGGATCGCGTAGGTCCGGCTGACCCGCCGGTGAGAGCTCTTTCGCCGATCACAAACCTCCGGAAACGTTATTCGTACCGTAACGTTTCGCGGTGTGGGGGGTCGCTTGCGTCGGTACACGATCCGCCCCGCGGACTTTGTCACCGTCGTGTCCTACTTCGAGGCCAAGGAACTGTTACGCGTCATAGAGAAGGGCGAAGAGGAAGCTGAAATCCGATTAGACCTGGGCTTGCGCTCTGGGAAAGTCTGGATTGACGGTGATGCAGTCATCGTCGAGGGCGTGGAGTTAACTCGGGACGACCTTGAGTCTATGACGGAGTGGAAGGGCGCTTACGGGCTGACTACCGATAGCATATACAAAATCGAGATCCGGGCCGAGCACTACTACAAACTCCTCCCGGTAAGACCCGGCGAAGCGCCGACTATCGAGATCGACGGCATCAGGATGCACCGCACTAAGTGGACTGATCCTTGGACCGATGCCGGCGTTAAGGTGGGTAGAATCGGGGTGTCCGGTGGGGATCGCGTCCTCGACATATGCACTGGATTAGGCTACACCGCACTGCGGGCCGTGGAACGCGGTGCGGATGTCATCTCCGTCGAAAAGGACAGGAACGTCCTCGAAATCGCCGGTGCGAACCCTTGGTCGCGAGGGTTAGAGGGGGTTGATATTCTGTTAGGTCCCGCGGAGGAAGTGGTTCCGTCCCTCGATGACGAATTCGACGCTATCGTCCACGACCCCCCTAGATTGGCTAGAGCCGGTGAACTGTACTCCGAGAATTTTTATCGCGAGTTACTGAGGCTTCTACGGCCCGGCGGCCGGCTCGTCCATTACGTCGGAGCTCCTGGGAGCCGGTATCGTGGGAAGGACGTGCTCGCTGGGGTATCCCGTCGTCTCACACGCGTGGGGTTCGAGGTGGTAGACGTGGACCGGAAGTGGGGGTTAATCACCGCTGAGAAACCCAGTGCTCGAGTGTAGGGGTGGGTAAGAACGTCCCACCACCGACCCGTCTGACGGCTTCCGCCGTCTCGGCGATCCCTGCGCGGAATAGGTGGGTTTCACAGTGGCAATCTGAGCATCCGAATCCTCGAATCCCGGACACCATACCCGACAGTGCTGCCGCCAGCTCACATTCACGGTCGCCTTCCATTATCCAAGCGCCCTCGACCTCCGGTCGTGCCTGGGAAAGCAAGTAATCGATATGCCAGTGTGGTTGCTCCGCTCCCTCCCGAGCCGATTTTAAGTGACGCCCAAGGCGACCCCTTAGCCCGGAGGGACCCCGTCCCATACCAGACCCGATGTAGGTCCAGCTCCCGGCCTCCACGATCACGTCTCCCAAGCTTCCTGCGTTCACCTCGACACGTCTGTTCACGCGGAAGACGAGAGCGTACGAACCGTGATCCGGCAGCACGGGGGAGTACCCCCAAATTGTCTGGCCACGGTCGTTTGGTCCTGGCGTTACTCGTGATCCTGGTGGGTGCGGTAGTAGCCAACGCGGGGAACCTGATGCACCCACTTTTAAGCAGAGACTCGCGCGCTCACGTGCTCAAGATCTGGTACACATACCACATGCTCGCCGACGGTCGATGGGACCCGTGGTGTCCGATGTGGTACTCGGGATTCCCGTACCTCACGTACTACGGGTCTTTGGGGTACCTAATCGGCGCCGCCGTAAACGCGGTGGTCAAGGATCCGGTACGGACGTTTGTTGTCTGCCTGGTTGCCGCCTCCGCGTTAATCGGAGTGGGCGTCTACGCGCTCGTTCGGGCTCGGGGGTACGCTAGAAAGATAGCCGTAATCTGCGCGCTTCTGGGCCTCACTTCCGGAGGGTTCATGAAAGCGCTGAACTGGGAGGGCGTTTACCCGACGATCCTATCCCTTGGGTTCGGGTTCCTGGCGCTTTCCTGCTATGAACGGTGGTTACGGGGTGAGAGGTGTCATCTGGCCTATGCGACGTTATTCCTGGTGCCCGCCTATTACTCCCATCCGCTCGGCGGTCTACTTTCCGGAGGATTAATCCTGACCCGTTGGGTCGCCGAAGCCCTGTTCCGGGAGGAGTTCCGAACTCCCGGGTTCCTGTTGCGATCCACGGCACCCGTTGTCGTCGGGTTCGCGATCGCGTTCCCGCACTACGCGGCAGCGATCTACTACAAGAGGTTCCTATCGGAGCTGTGGTTGTACCCGCCTGGTTCCGTTGCGGGAGTTCTGAAAGACCTGGCCGTGGGTGGCAAATGGTCCACCGGACTGCTCGTAACGGCGACCGGCATCGTGGGCGTCACCTACGAGATTCGACGTCGCACCGGGTTCGGCTTGTTCGCGCTGTTCTGGGGCGTGATCTCGATCGTGGTGGCCTTCGCCTTCGTTCTAGGGTACTGGAAGTATCTCCCCCTAGGTAAGAACATGCTC
Above is a window of Methanopyrus sp. SNP6 DNA encoding:
- a CDS encoding thiamine-phosphate synthase family protein codes for the protein MLLIVAGHDPTGAGLRADVVTAGVLGIPAISLPTLLSLQDEGVELVEPVDSQFLSDCLARYVPRCEVVKVGAVPTLEIFEILAKRLRNLTVVWDPVFRAEAGGVLSEATPEEALETFGETVDIITPNTEELSQLVGRRIRTTVEAELAARELVEEYSLTGVLVTGGHSADRLDVWVPAEGDTIAWEMPPGEGAHGSGCVLSTALACFLARGLGPETAVERAVRFARAAVRKARNTPFGRVVDPAAQIRRDAALGRAMQHVIRALEIIESDPTFARAIPQVGMNVAEVFDPSMGLEGVIGLSGRIVLDGDEPSVVGYPVPGGSKHVGTVALTAHRLDPSVRAAVNASYNGEFIERARDLGFVVSSFDRSEEPEEIDSTMEWGTEVAFRKSDDTPDVIYDEGDVGKEPMIRVLGRSAVEAVTKLRMLLG
- a CDS encoding methyltransferase domain-containing protein translates to MRRYTIRPADFVTVVSYFEAKELLRVIEKGEEEAEIRLDLGLRSGKVWIDGDAVIVEGVELTRDDLESMTEWKGAYGLTTDSIYKIEIRAEHYYKLLPVRPGEAPTIEIDGIRMHRTKWTDPWTDAGVKVGRIGVSGGDRVLDICTGLGYTALRAVERGADVISVEKDRNVLEIAGANPWSRGLEGVDILLGPAEEVVPSLDDEFDAIVHDPPRLARAGELYSENFYRELLRLLRPGGRLVHYVGAPGSRYRGKDVLAGVSRRLTRVGFEVVDVDRKWGLITAEKPSARV
- a CDS encoding DUF123 domain-containing protein, which produces MLPDHGSYALVFRVNRRVEVNAGSLGDVIVEAGSWTYIGSGMGRGPSGLRGRLGRHLKSAREGAEQPHWHIDYLLSQARPEVEGAWIMEGDRECELAAALSGMVSGIRGFGCSDCHCETHLFRAGIAETAEAVRRVGGGTFLPTPTLEHWVSQR